Proteins encoded together in one Bradyrhizobium sp. CB82 window:
- a CDS encoding LLM class flavin-dependent oxidoreductase, whose amino-acid sequence MIPLSVLDLSVVTSATRPAAALRNSIDLARHVDGLGYVRYWLAEHHNLASVASPAPDVMIGQIAAVTKHIRVGSGGVMLPNHAPLVVAERFKMLEALFPGRIDLGLGRAPGTDGATAYALRSRLDRREGDDFLERLHELILWETREFPSGHPYNNVVAMPDDTRLPPIWLLGSSDYSSELAAQVGMGFAFAHHFASHDAIDAMVQYRSRFQPSAWRATPHAILAVAVVTADTDEEAEKLASSFDLNRLRRDRGQYLPLPSVEEALAYPYTDADRASIARNRSRLFVGSPPTVQQKLKPLIDASKPDELMVITAVYDHEARKKSYSLLAEAFGLVKSAAA is encoded by the coding sequence ATGATCCCGCTCTCCGTCCTCGATCTCTCCGTTGTCACGTCGGCTACCCGGCCGGCGGCGGCGCTGCGCAACAGCATTGATCTCGCGCGCCATGTCGATGGGCTCGGCTATGTCCGCTACTGGCTCGCCGAGCACCACAACCTCGCCTCCGTCGCGAGCCCGGCGCCCGACGTCATGATCGGGCAGATCGCGGCGGTGACGAAGCACATCCGTGTCGGCTCCGGCGGGGTGATGCTGCCCAACCACGCGCCTCTGGTGGTGGCCGAACGTTTCAAGATGCTGGAGGCGCTGTTTCCCGGTCGCATCGATCTCGGCCTCGGCCGCGCGCCCGGCACCGACGGCGCCACGGCGTACGCGCTTCGGAGCCGGCTCGACCGCCGCGAGGGCGACGATTTCCTGGAGCGGCTGCACGAATTGATCCTGTGGGAGACCCGCGAATTCCCCTCAGGCCATCCCTATAACAACGTCGTCGCAATGCCCGACGACACGCGCCTGCCGCCGATCTGGCTGCTCGGCTCCAGCGATTATTCGTCGGAATTGGCAGCCCAGGTCGGCATGGGCTTCGCGTTCGCGCATCATTTTGCGAGCCATGATGCGATCGACGCGATGGTGCAATACCGCAGCCGTTTCCAGCCCTCAGCCTGGCGCGCCACGCCGCACGCAATTCTCGCGGTAGCAGTCGTCACGGCGGATACGGACGAGGAGGCGGAAAAGCTCGCCTCGTCCTTCGACCTCAATCGCCTGCGCCGCGACCGCGGCCAATATCTGCCGCTGCCGAGCGTGGAAGAGGCGCTCGCCTATCCCTACACCGATGCCGACCGCGCCTCGATCGCCCGCAACCGTTCGCGACTGTTCGTCGGCAGCCCACCGACCGTGCAGCAGAAGCTCAAACCGCTGATCGACGCGAGCAAGCCGGACGAATTGATGGTGATCACCGCGGTCTACGACCACGAGGCACGGAAGAAGTCGTATTCGCTGTTGGCCGAGGCGTTCGGGCTGGTGAAGAGCGCGGCCGCCTAA
- a CDS encoding prephenate dehydratase → MSKMKIAFQGERGANSHIAIDEAYPDAEPMPCATFEDALSAISSGEADLGMIPIENSVAGRVADIHHLLPASGLFIIGEWFLPVRHQLMAVKGTKLEDIKSVESHVHALGQCRRVIRKLGVKPIVAADTAGSARDISERKDKSVAAIASRLAAKIYGLDILAEDIEDEAHNTTRFVVLAREAKWAEQGSGPLVTSFVFRVRNLPAALYKALGGFATNGVNMTKLESYMVDGNFFATQFYADVDGHPNDKGLAFALEELKFFSREFRIVGVYPGHPFRATFSEKLE, encoded by the coding sequence ATGAGCAAGATGAAAATCGCATTCCAGGGCGAGCGTGGGGCCAACTCCCACATCGCCATCGACGAGGCCTATCCCGACGCCGAGCCGATGCCGTGCGCAACCTTCGAGGACGCGCTGTCGGCGATCTCCTCGGGCGAAGCCGATCTCGGCATGATCCCGATCGAGAATTCGGTCGCGGGACGCGTCGCCGACATCCATCATTTGCTGCCGGCCTCCGGCCTCTTCATCATCGGCGAATGGTTTCTGCCGGTCCGCCATCAATTGATGGCGGTGAAGGGCACGAAGCTCGAAGACATCAAGAGCGTGGAAAGCCATGTCCATGCGCTCGGTCAGTGCCGGCGCGTGATCCGCAAGCTCGGGGTCAAGCCGATTGTGGCGGCCGACACCGCCGGCAGCGCGCGCGATATTTCCGAGCGCAAGGACAAGAGCGTCGCCGCGATCGCCTCGCGGCTTGCCGCAAAGATCTACGGGCTCGACATCCTGGCCGAGGACATCGAGGACGAGGCCCATAACACCACGCGTTTTGTGGTGCTGGCCCGCGAGGCGAAGTGGGCCGAGCAGGGCTCGGGCCCGCTGGTCACCTCCTTTGTATTCCGGGTGCGCAACCTGCCCGCCGCGCTCTACAAGGCACTAGGCGGCTTTGCCACCAACGGCGTCAACATGACCAAGCTCGAAAGCTACATGGTCGACGGCAATTTCTTTGCGACGCAGTTTTATGCCGATGTCGACGGCCACCCCAACGACAAGGGGCTTGCCTTCGCGCTCGAGGAACTGAAGTTCTTCTCGCGCGAATTCCGCATCGTCGGCGTCTATCCCGGCCATCCCTTCCGCGCGACGTTCAGCGAGAAGCTGGAGTGA
- a CDS encoding 3-deoxy-manno-octulosonate cytidylyltransferase, which produces MTDPRILVLIPARMAATRLPGKPLKDIAGQPMIVHVLRRAEEAAIGRVAVATDTQEIADVVTAHGGVAVMTRPEHPSGSDRIHEAMQKLDPEGKAEIVVNLQGDFPTISTGNIRDVLPPLADPAVDIATLASQIHTEEEDRAPSVVKAVGTSLGGRRMRALYFTRATAPTGDGPRYHHIGLYAYRRAALERFVSLPPSPLELQEKLEQLRALEAGMRIDFTIVDTVPRGVDTAADLETARSILSKS; this is translated from the coding sequence ATGACCGATCCCCGCATTTTGGTGCTGATCCCGGCCCGCATGGCGGCCACTCGCCTGCCCGGCAAGCCGCTGAAGGACATCGCCGGCCAGCCGATGATCGTGCACGTGCTGCGGCGAGCCGAAGAGGCGGCCATCGGGCGGGTCGCGGTTGCAACCGACACGCAGGAGATCGCAGACGTCGTCACCGCGCATGGCGGCGTCGCCGTGATGACCCGCCCCGAGCATCCGTCGGGCTCCGACCGCATCCATGAGGCCATGCAGAAGCTCGATCCCGAGGGCAAGGCCGAGATCGTGGTCAATCTCCAGGGCGATTTCCCGACGATCTCGACCGGCAACATCCGTGACGTGCTGCCTCCGCTGGCCGACCCCGCGGTCGACATTGCGACCCTGGCCTCGCAAATTCATACCGAGGAGGAGGACCGCGCCCCCAGCGTGGTGAAGGCGGTTGGAACCTCGCTCGGCGGACGGCGGATGCGCGCGCTCTATTTCACCCGCGCGACCGCCCCCACTGGAGACGGACCGCGTTACCACCATATCGGGCTTTACGCCTACCGCCGTGCGGCGCTGGAGCGGTTCGTCTCGCTGCCGCCCTCGCCGCTGGAATTGCAGGAGAAGCTGGAGCAGCTCCGGGCGCTGGAGGCCGGCATGCGCATCGACTTCACCATCGTCGATACGGTACCCCGCGGGGTCGACACCGCGGCGGACTTAGAGACCGCCCGCAGCATCCTTTCCAAATCCTGA
- a CDS encoding cytochrome c family protein, producing the protein MDSFELNKILGAILGTCLVVLVTSFTAQALFAAKPPEKPGFEIAVKEEAGGKEGGAAAAPSEPIEKLLQTASVEKGASAAKKCGACHTFEKGGPNRVGPNLYGIVGDHKGEGRGGFNFSAAMKAKGGTWTFDELNKFLTNPKADIPGTAMGFAGIPKDSERADVIAYLNSLSDSPQPLPTAAK; encoded by the coding sequence ATGGACTCGTTCGAACTCAACAAGATCCTCGGTGCCATCCTCGGCACCTGCCTCGTCGTCCTGGTGACGAGCTTCACTGCCCAGGCACTGTTCGCCGCGAAACCGCCGGAGAAGCCCGGTTTCGAGATTGCCGTGAAGGAAGAGGCCGGCGGCAAGGAAGGGGGTGCTGCGGCGGCGCCGTCCGAGCCGATCGAGAAGCTGCTCCAGACCGCCTCCGTCGAGAAGGGCGCCTCCGCCGCCAAGAAGTGCGGCGCCTGCCACACCTTCGAGAAGGGCGGCCCGAATCGCGTCGGTCCGAACCTCTACGGCATCGTCGGCGACCACAAAGGCGAGGGCCGTGGCGGATTCAATTTCTCGGCTGCGATGAAGGCCAAGGGCGGTACCTGGACCTTCGACGAGTTGAACAAATTCCTCACCAATCCGAAGGCTGATATTCCCGGCACGGCGATGGGCTTTGCTGGTATTCCCAAGGACAGCGAGCGCGCGGACGTTATCGCCTATCTCAACAGCCTGTCGGACAGCCCGCAGCCGCTGCCAACGGCGGCGAAGTAA
- a CDS encoding extracellular solute-binding protein, with product MAITRRDLLLAGAATAALPALGSAAGVPIVGAAQAQSASELPWRHGLSLFGDIKYPADFKRFDYVNPDAPKGGVARMISIGTFDNFNLAVAGIKGALAPAAAMIYETLMTRAQDEVATEYGELAEAAQHPDDFSWVIYRLRKEARWHDGKPVTPDDVIFSLATLKQHSPMYASYYRHVVKAEKVGERDVKFTFDGPGNRELPTIVGELTVLPKHWWEGTDAQGRKRDVSTTTLEIPLGSGPYRIKEFVAGRSVKLERVKDHWGANVPSQVGQNNFDELRFEFFRDNLVALEAFKADQADWIAENSAKQWATAYDFPAVADKRVIKEEFPINDSGRMQAFVVNNRRDQFRDPRVRRAFNYAFDFEEMNKQLFFGQYKRINSYFEGTELAATGLPQGEELQILETMKDKVPPEVFTTPYQNPVGGNPEAVRANLREAAKLLKEAGFEVRDHKLVDAAGKVLTVEILVQDPSSERIALFYKPSLERIGVNASVRTVDDAQYQNRLRSFDFDMIIDQWGESLSPGNEQREFWGSQTADIPGARNTIGIKNPAVDALIEKVIFAKDRAGLVAATRALDRVLLWNFYVVPQFTYPFSRYARWDRFSHAEPLPKYGRSGLPTLWWYDAEKAARIGKRS from the coding sequence TTGGCCATTACCCGACGCGATCTTCTGCTAGCCGGCGCTGCGACTGCTGCGCTTCCCGCCCTCGGTTCCGCCGCAGGGGTTCCGATCGTTGGTGCCGCGCAGGCGCAATCTGCCAGTGAGCTCCCCTGGCGCCACGGCCTGTCCCTGTTCGGCGACATCAAATATCCGGCAGACTTCAAGCGTTTCGACTACGTCAATCCGGACGCGCCCAAGGGCGGTGTCGCGCGCATGATCTCGATCGGCACCTTCGACAATTTCAACCTCGCAGTCGCCGGCATCAAGGGCGCGCTCGCGCCGGCCGCGGCCATGATCTACGAAACGCTGATGACCCGGGCGCAGGACGAGGTGGCGACCGAGTACGGCGAACTTGCCGAAGCGGCCCAACATCCGGACGACTTTTCCTGGGTGATCTATCGCCTCCGGAAGGAAGCCCGTTGGCATGACGGCAAGCCGGTGACACCGGACGATGTCATCTTCTCACTTGCGACGCTGAAACAGCATAGTCCGATGTATGCGTCCTACTATCGCCACGTGGTGAAGGCGGAGAAGGTCGGCGAGCGCGACGTCAAATTCACCTTCGATGGACCGGGCAACCGGGAATTGCCGACCATCGTCGGCGAGCTGACGGTGCTGCCGAAACATTGGTGGGAAGGCACCGACGCGCAGGGGCGCAAGCGCGACGTCAGCACCACCACGCTGGAGATTCCGCTGGGGTCCGGACCGTACCGGATCAAGGAATTCGTGGCGGGACGCTCAGTCAAGCTCGAGCGGGTGAAGGACCATTGGGGCGCCAATGTCCCGAGCCAGGTCGGCCAGAACAATTTCGACGAGCTGCGTTTCGAGTTTTTCCGCGACAACCTCGTTGCGCTCGAAGCGTTCAAGGCCGACCAGGCCGACTGGATCGCAGAAAACTCCGCCAAGCAATGGGCGACGGCTTACGACTTCCCGGCGGTCGCGGACAAACGGGTGATCAAGGAAGAATTTCCGATCAACGATTCCGGTCGCATGCAGGCGTTCGTGGTCAACAACAGGCGCGACCAGTTCAGGGACCCGCGGGTGAGGCGGGCCTTCAACTACGCCTTCGACTTCGAGGAGATGAACAAGCAGCTCTTCTTCGGCCAGTACAAACGGATCAACAGCTACTTCGAGGGCACGGAGCTCGCCGCAACCGGCCTGCCACAGGGCGAGGAATTGCAGATCCTCGAGACGATGAAGGACAAGGTGCCCCCGGAAGTCTTCACCACGCCCTACCAGAATCCTGTCGGCGGCAATCCGGAGGCGGTGCGCGCCAACTTGCGCGAAGCGGCAAAGCTCCTGAAAGAGGCGGGCTTCGAGGTGCGCGACCACAAGTTGGTCGACGCCGCAGGTAAGGTTCTGACGGTCGAGATCCTGGTGCAGGATCCCTCATCGGAGCGCATCGCGCTGTTCTACAAGCCCTCGCTGGAGCGGATCGGTGTCAATGCATCCGTCCGCACCGTCGACGATGCACAATACCAGAACCGGCTGCGCAGCTTCGATTTCGACATGATCATCGATCAGTGGGGGGAGTCGCTCTCGCCGGGCAACGAGCAGCGTGAGTTTTGGGGCTCGCAGACGGCCGACATACCAGGGGCGCGCAACACGATCGGCATCAAGAATCCGGCCGTGGATGCATTGATCGAGAAAGTGATCTTCGCCAAGGACCGCGCCGGTCTCGTCGCCGCGACGCGCGCGCTCGATCGCGTCCTGCTGTGGAATTTCTACGTCGTGCCCCAGTTTACCTATCCATTCTCGCGCTACGCAAGGTGGGACCGCTTCAGCCATGCCGAGCCGCTGCCGAAATACGGCAGGTCGGGCCTGCCGACGCTTTGGTGGTATGACGCCGAGAAGGCCGCCCGAATCGGAAAACGCTCTTGA
- the metH gene encoding methionine synthase: MTVTVSPKRTALLAAARDRILVLDGAMGTMIQGLQFDEAAFRAERFKDFHRDLRGNNDLLILTQPQAIEDIHAAYLRAGADIVATNTFSTTSIAQADYDLADVVYEMAREGARLAGNAAKRVEAEDGKPRFVAGAIGPTNRTASISPDVANPGYRAVTFDDLRESYGEQIRGLLDGGVDLLLVETIFDTLNAKAALYAIAEITEERGIDMPVMVSGTITDKSGRLLSGQMPEAFWNSVRHAKPVTIGFNCALGAEDLRAHIADIGRVADTLVCAYPNAGLPNEFGQYDETPEYMARLVGEFARDGLVNIVGGCCGTTPEHIAAIAAAVAPHKPRLVPAIEPRLRLSGLEPFVLTDAIPFVNVGERTNVTGSARFRKLITAGDYTAALQVARDQVENGAQIIDVNMDEGLLDSEAAMRTFLNLVAAEPDIARVPVMVDSSKFSVIEAGLKCVQGKPVVNSISMKEGEEKFIFEAKIARRHGAAVVVMAFDEVGQADTFARKTEICKRAYDILVNRVGFPPEDIIFDPNIFAIATGIEEHNNYGVDFIEATRWIRKNLPGTHISGGVSNLSFSFRGNEPVREAMHSVFLYHAIKAGMDMGIVNAGQMIVYDDIDPELRQVCEDVVLNRDAGASERLLALAEKFRGKKTESKEADLAWREWPVEKRLSHALVHGITEFIEQDTEEARKASTRPLDVIEGPLMAGMNVVGDLFGDGKMFLPQVVKSARVMKQAVAWLMPFMEEEKARNLASGIGGDANSSAGKIVLATVKGDVHDIGKNIVGIVLQCNNFEVIDLGVMVPAAKIVETVKAEKADIVGLSGLITPSLDEMAFFAGELQREGLKLPLLIGGATTSRVHTAVKIDPNYKAGPVVHVNDASRAVGVASSLLSPEKREAFAADVRTEYAKISEAHLRAQADKKRLKLADARANRVPVDFVATTPVKPTFLGTKTFDDYDLAELVDCIDWTPFFQTWELAGRFPAILDDPKVGEVARSLYDDARKMLDTIVKEKWFRARATIGFWPANADGDDIVLYADDNRTRKIATLHTLRQQLEKREGRFNAALSDFIAPTDAGVPDYVGGFVVTAGIGEDAVADRFKKANDDYSSILCKALADRLAEAFAERMHARVRREFWAYAPDEQLSNEDLILEKYQGIRPAPGYPAQPDHTEKKTLFALLDAESTAGVKLTESFAMWPGSSVSGLYFSHPESFYFGVGKIERDQVEDYAARKEMSVAEVERWLAPILNYIPAQQASAARDVNASFAATPANDVTSNDLATHPPGCTCAVHLAWQKKRVGAG; this comes from the coding sequence ATGACCGTGACCGTTTCCCCCAAACGCACCGCACTGCTCGCCGCCGCGCGCGACCGCATCCTGGTGCTCGACGGCGCCATGGGCACGATGATCCAGGGTCTCCAGTTCGACGAGGCCGCCTTCCGTGCCGAGCGCTTCAAGGATTTTCACCGCGACCTGCGCGGCAACAACGACCTGTTGATCCTGACCCAGCCCCAGGCGATCGAGGACATCCACGCCGCGTACCTGCGTGCTGGCGCCGATATCGTCGCGACCAACACCTTCTCGACGACCTCGATCGCGCAGGCCGACTACGACCTCGCTGACGTCGTCTATGAGATGGCGCGCGAAGGCGCCCGCCTCGCCGGCAACGCCGCCAAACGTGTCGAGGCCGAGGACGGCAAGCCGCGCTTCGTCGCCGGCGCCATCGGCCCCACCAACCGCACCGCCTCGATCTCGCCCGACGTCGCCAACCCTGGCTACCGCGCCGTGACCTTCGACGACCTGCGCGAATCCTACGGCGAGCAGATCCGCGGCCTGCTCGACGGCGGCGTCGACCTCCTGCTGGTCGAGACCATCTTCGACACGCTGAACGCCAAGGCCGCGCTCTACGCGATCGCGGAGATCACGGAAGAACGCGGCATCGACATGCCCGTGATGGTATCCGGCACCATCACCGACAAGTCCGGCCGCCTGCTGTCGGGACAGATGCCGGAGGCGTTCTGGAATTCGGTGCGGCACGCAAAGCCCGTCACCATCGGCTTCAACTGCGCGCTCGGCGCAGAAGATCTGCGCGCGCATATCGCCGATATCGGCCGCGTCGCCGATACGCTCGTCTGCGCCTATCCCAATGCCGGCCTGCCCAACGAATTCGGCCAGTATGACGAGACGCCGGAGTACATGGCCCGCCTGGTCGGCGAGTTCGCGCGTGATGGTTTGGTCAACATCGTCGGCGGCTGCTGCGGCACCACGCCGGAGCACATCGCGGCGATTGCCGCGGCAGTAGCGCCGCACAAGCCGCGGCTCGTGCCCGCGATCGAGCCGCGCTTAAGGCTCTCCGGCCTCGAGCCGTTCGTGCTGACGGATGCGATCCCCTTCGTCAACGTCGGCGAGCGCACCAACGTCACGGGTTCGGCCCGCTTCCGTAAACTGATCACGGCCGGCGACTACACGGCCGCGCTCCAGGTCGCGCGCGACCAGGTCGAGAACGGCGCGCAGATCATCGACGTCAACATGGACGAGGGCCTGCTGGACTCGGAAGCCGCGATGCGGACCTTTCTCAACCTCGTCGCCGCCGAACCCGACATCGCCCGCGTGCCCGTGATGGTCGATTCCTCGAAATTCTCGGTCATCGAGGCCGGCCTGAAATGCGTGCAGGGCAAGCCGGTCGTCAACTCGATCTCGATGAAGGAAGGCGAGGAGAAATTCATCTTTGAGGCCAAGATCGCGCGGCGTCACGGCGCGGCCGTCGTGGTGATGGCATTCGACGAAGTCGGCCAAGCCGATACGTTCGCGCGCAAGACCGAGATCTGCAAGCGCGCCTACGACATCCTGGTGAACCGCGTCGGTTTCCCGCCGGAAGACATCATTTTCGATCCCAACATCTTTGCGATCGCGACCGGCATCGAAGAACACAACAATTACGGCGTCGACTTCATCGAAGCGACACGCTGGATCCGCAAGAACCTGCCCGGCACCCACATCTCGGGCGGCGTTTCCAACCTGTCGTTCTCGTTCCGCGGCAACGAGCCGGTGCGCGAGGCAATGCACTCGGTGTTCCTGTATCACGCCATCAAGGCCGGCATGGACATGGGCATCGTCAATGCGGGGCAGATGATCGTCTATGACGACATCGATCCCGAGCTGCGCCAGGTGTGCGAGGACGTCGTACTGAACCGCGACGCCGGCGCCTCCGAGCGCCTGCTCGCGCTCGCCGAAAAATTCCGCGGCAAGAAGACGGAGAGCAAGGAAGCCGATCTCGCCTGGCGCGAATGGCCGGTCGAGAAGCGCCTTTCGCACGCGCTGGTGCATGGCATCACCGAGTTCATCGAACAGGACACGGAAGAGGCCCGCAAGGCGTCCACGCGTCCGCTCGACGTGATCGAAGGCCCGCTGATGGCCGGCATGAATGTGGTCGGCGATCTCTTCGGCGACGGCAAGATGTTCTTGCCGCAGGTCGTGAAATCGGCGCGCGTCATGAAGCAGGCGGTCGCCTGGCTGATGCCGTTCATGGAGGAGGAGAAGGCGCGCAACCTCGCCAGCGGCATTGGCGGCGACGCGAATTCGTCTGCCGGCAAGATCGTGCTCGCGACCGTGAAGGGCGACGTCCACGACATCGGCAAGAACATCGTCGGCATCGTGCTCCAGTGCAACAATTTCGAGGTCATCGACCTCGGCGTGATGGTGCCGGCGGCAAAAATCGTCGAGACCGTGAAGGCGGAGAAGGCCGACATCGTCGGCCTGTCCGGCCTGATCACGCCCTCGCTCGACGAGATGGCGTTCTTCGCCGGCGAATTGCAGCGCGAAGGCCTGAAGCTGCCGCTCCTGATCGGCGGCGCCACCACGAGCCGCGTGCATACCGCCGTCAAGATCGACCCGAACTACAAGGCCGGCCCGGTGGTTCACGTCAACGATGCGAGCCGCGCCGTCGGCGTCGCCTCTTCGCTGCTGTCGCCCGAGAAGCGCGAGGCCTTTGCCGCCGATGTGCGCACCGAATACGCAAAGATCTCCGAGGCGCATCTGCGCGCGCAGGCCGACAAGAAGCGGCTGAAGCTCGCTGACGCCCGCGCGAACCGCGTGCCGGTCGATTTCGTCGCGACAACGCCGGTGAAGCCGACCTTCCTCGGCACGAAGACGTTTGACGATTACGACCTCGCCGAGCTCGTCGACTGCATCGACTGGACGCCATTCTTCCAGACCTGGGAACTCGCCGGGCGATTCCCCGCGATCCTCGATGATCCCAAGGTCGGCGAGGTCGCGCGCTCGCTCTATGACGACGCGCGCAAGATGCTCGACACCATCGTCAAGGAAAAATGGTTCCGGGCGCGCGCCACGATCGGCTTCTGGCCCGCGAATGCCGATGGCGACGACATCGTGCTCTATGCCGATGACAATCGGACCAGGAAGATTGCCACGCTGCACACGCTGCGCCAGCAGCTCGAGAAGCGCGAGGGCCGTTTCAACGCGGCGCTGTCCGACTTCATCGCGCCGACCGACGCAGGCGTGCCGGATTACGTCGGTGGCTTCGTCGTCACCGCCGGCATTGGCGAGGATGCGGTCGCCGACCGCTTCAAGAAGGCCAATGACGATTATTCCTCGATCCTGTGCAAGGCGCTGGCCGATCGTCTCGCGGAAGCCTTCGCCGAGCGGATGCACGCCCGCGTCCGCCGCGAGTTCTGGGCCTACGCCCCGGACGAGCAGCTCTCCAACGAAGATCTGATCCTCGAAAAGTATCAGGGCATCCGCCCCGCGCCCGGCTATCCCGCGCAACCCGATCACACCGAGAAGAAGACGCTGTTCGCTCTGCTCGATGCGGAGAGCACCGCCGGCGTGAAGCTGACCGAGAGCTTTGCGATGTGGCCGGGCTCGTCCGTGAGCGGGCTCTATTTCAGCCATCCCGAAAGCTTCTATTTCGGCGTCGGCAAGATCGAGCGCGACCAGGTCGAAGATTATGCCGCACGCAAGGAGATGAGCGTCGCCGAGGTCGAACGCTGGCTGGCGCCGATCCTCAACTACATCCCGGCGCAACAGGCTTCGGCCGCCAGGGACGTGAATGCCTCGTTCGCGGCTACACCGGCGAACGACGTCACGTCCAACGACCTCGCCACGCACCCCCCCGGCTGCACCTGCGCGGTGCATCTGGCCTGGCAGAAAAAGCGCGTCGGGGCGGGCTAG
- the metF gene encoding methylenetetrahydrofolate reductase [NAD(P)H], producing the protein MTEPTTPAQYSGQDNGQDGHLAKRPAISFEFFPPKTEEMEKNLWETINRLAPLEPKFVSVTYGAGGSTRERTHATIARILKETSLLPAAHLTCVGASRGEIDEIVDHYHEVGVRHIVALRGDPPGGIGTPFATHPDGYQTSAELIDGIKKRHPDIEVSVSAYPEKHPEARDLDADIDTLKAKVDAGATRAITQVFFDNDLYFRYLERVRARGISIPIVPGIMPMHNFRQARNFVTRAGTTVPDWLAEKFDGLDDDPETRKLVAATVAAGQVHKLAKHGVDTYHFYTMNRADLVFAISHLLGIRGKSAKKAA; encoded by the coding sequence ATGACTGAGCCGACGACGCCTGCCCAATATAGCGGGCAAGACAATGGGCAAGACGGGCACCTCGCCAAGCGTCCGGCGATCTCCTTCGAGTTCTTTCCGCCCAAGACCGAGGAGATGGAGAAGAACCTGTGGGAGACCATCAATCGCCTCGCCCCGCTCGAGCCGAAATTCGTCTCGGTGACCTATGGCGCGGGCGGCTCGACCCGTGAGCGCACCCACGCCACCATCGCCCGCATCCTGAAGGAGACTTCGCTGCTGCCGGCGGCGCATCTGACCTGCGTCGGCGCGTCGCGCGGTGAGATCGACGAGATCGTTGACCACTACCACGAGGTCGGCGTCCGCCACATCGTGGCCTTGCGCGGCGATCCGCCTGGCGGCATCGGCACGCCCTTCGCCACCCATCCCGACGGTTACCAGACCTCCGCCGAGCTCATCGACGGCATCAAGAAGCGGCACCCCGATATCGAAGTGTCGGTCTCGGCTTACCCCGAGAAGCATCCCGAGGCGCGTGACCTCGACGCCGATATCGACACGCTGAAGGCCAAGGTCGATGCGGGCGCGACGCGCGCGATCACCCAGGTATTCTTCGATAACGACCTCTACTTCCGCTACCTCGAGCGCGTGCGCGCGCGCGGCATCAGCATCCCGATCGTGCCGGGCATCATGCCCATGCACAATTTCAGGCAGGCCCGCAATTTCGTCACCCGCGCCGGCACCACGGTGCCGGACTGGCTTGCGGAGAAGTTCGATGGGCTCGACGACGATCCGGAGACGCGCAAGCTCGTCGCGGCGACCGTTGCCGCCGGCCAGGTGCACAAGCTGGCCAAGCACGGCGTCGACACCTACCACTTCTACACCATGAACCGCGCCGATCTCGTGTTCGCGATCAGCCATTTGCTCGGCATTCGCGGCAAGAGCGCGAAGAAGGCGGCGTAA
- a CDS encoding YbhB/YbcL family Raf kinase inhibitor-like protein has translation MTRFAFSLVASCAFLLSASEAGAQSLALTSPDIAEGATIANEQIFKGFGCTGNNVSPALSWTGAPAGTKSFAVTIYDPDAPTGSGWWHWVVFNLPASVASLPKGAGDPKKNLMPKGAIQSRTDFGSDGYGGPCPPTGDKPHHYQITVFAVDVAKLPDAKDHSASAALVGFDLHFHTLAKATLTGLYGR, from the coding sequence ATGACAAGGTTTGCGTTCTCATTGGTGGCATCGTGCGCGTTCCTGTTGTCTGCAAGCGAAGCTGGTGCGCAGAGCCTCGCGTTGACCAGCCCGGACATCGCCGAAGGTGCAACGATCGCCAACGAGCAGATATTCAAGGGATTCGGCTGTACGGGCAACAACGTTTCGCCGGCCTTGAGCTGGACCGGTGCTCCGGCAGGCACCAAGAGCTTCGCCGTGACGATTTATGATCCTGACGCGCCGACCGGCAGTGGCTGGTGGCATTGGGTCGTTTTCAATCTTCCAGCTTCCGTCGCTTCGCTTCCAAAGGGGGCAGGCGATCCGAAGAAGAATTTGATGCCGAAGGGAGCGATCCAGAGCCGCACCGACTTCGGCAGTGATGGCTATGGCGGACCGTGCCCACCGACCGGCGACAAGCCGCATCACTATCAGATCACCGTCTTCGCCGTAGATGTCGCAAAACTTCCGGACGCCAAGGATCATTCGGCGTCCGCAGCGCTGGTTGGTTTCGATCTGCACTTTCACACGCTCGCGAAAGCTACACTGACCGGTCTCTACGGCCGATGA